The DNA region AACATAGATGTTCAAAATGCTTAAAGAAGATGTCGATGTCGTCTTTGACCAGGACCCGGCGGCCCGCAGTTACATTGAAGTCATCCTGACCTATTCGGGGCTCCACGCCATCTGGTCCCACCGTCTGGCCCACTGGTTTTTTAAACATAAATTCTTTTTCCTGGCCCGTGTCATTTCACAAGTAAGCCGTTTTTTCACCGGGATTGAGATTCATCCCGGAGCCAAGATCGGCCGCCGCTTTTTCATTGACCACGGTATGGGTGTCGTCATCGGGGAAACATGTGAAATCGGAGATAACGTCACGATTTTCCAGGGTGTCACTCTCGGAGGAACCGGAAAGGAAAAGGGAAAGCGCCATCCGACTCTTGAAGATAACACACTGGTGGCAACCGGCGCGAAAGTGCTTGGGTCGATAACAGTTGGAAGGGACTCGAAAGTCGGCGCCGGTTCCGTCGTCCTGCACGACGTGCCGCCGAATTCCACGGTTGTCGGGATACCAGGAAGAGTCGTGATCAAAAACGGCGTAAAAGTTCGGAGGGACTTGAATCATCAGGACCTTCCCGATCCGGTTGCCGACCACTTCAGGCAATTGGATAAAAGGCTTCAGCTGCTGGAGCAGGAATTAGCAAGCATGAAAGGGGAAAAACAACATGGCAATCCGCCTGTATAATACGCTCACACGTAAAAAAGAAGAATTCCGCCCGCTTGAGCCGGGCAAGGTAAAAATGTATGTGTGCGGTCCCACCGTCTATAACTATATCCATATCGGAAACGCCAGGCCGGCAATCGTATTCGATACCGTCAGAAGATATCTGGAATACCGGAATTATGATGTACAATTCGTCTCCAATTTCACAGATGTCGATGACAAAATCATCAAAGCCGCAAATGAGCTGGGCGAGGATGTCGGCATGCTTGCTGACCGCTTCATCAAGGCATACCATGAAGATGTCGGCTCACTCGGTGTTTTGAAGGCGCATGTCCATCCGCGGGTGACCGAGAATATGGATTATATCATCACCTTCATCAGCAAATTGATCGACAAAGGCTATGCATATGAGGCGGAAGGGGATGTCTATTTCAAAACCCGCGCCTTTGACGGATATGGAAAACTATCCCACCAGTCCATCGATGATTTGCGCATGGGCGCGAGAATTGAAGTGGGCGATAAGAAAAAGGACCCGCTGGATTTCGTTCTCTGGAAACAGGCGAAACCAGACGAAGTATACTGGCAAAGCCCGTGGGGAAATGGACGGCCGGGATGGCACATTGAATGTTCCGCTCTAGTCAAAAAATATCTCGGTAATACGATAGATATCCATGCAGGCGGGCAGGACCTGACATTTCCGCATCATGAAAATGAGATTGCCCAGTCAGAGGCATTGACAGGCCAAACATTTGCGAACTATTGGATGCATAATGGGTATATTAAGATCAATGATGAAAAAATGTCAAAGTCACTTGGGAATTTTGTGCTGGTCCATGACATGATCAAAGAAATCGATCCGCAAGTCATCCGCTTTTTCATGCTGTCGGTCCATTACCGCAATCCGGTCAACTTCAGTGAAGATTTGCTCGAAAGTGCGAAAAGCGGCCTTGAACGTATCAAAGCAGCCTACAGCAATTTGCAGCACCGCCTTGATAATACCGCAAATTTGACGGAAGGCGATGATAAATGGCATGTAAAATTAAATGTGCTCCAGGAACGATTTATTAAAGAAATGGACGACGATTTCAACACAGCAAATGCCATCACCGTTTTGTTCGAACTTGCAAAAGAAGCCAATCTGTATTTGCAGGAGAAAAACACGTCAGAGGATGTACTGAATGCGTTCATCAGCAAGCTGGCCGAATTTTCGGGTGTGCTCGGCCTTACGCTTGAAGGAGAACAAGAGCTGCTGGATGAAGATATCGAAGCGCTGATCGAGAAGCGGATCCAGGCCCGTAAAGACAGGGACTTTGCCCTTGCCGACCGGATTCGGGACGAACTGAAGGAAAAGAATATCATGTTGGAAGACACACCGCAGGGTACGCGGTGGAAAAGGATGTAGGCCGGTGAAACATAACGTTAATCCGAAATTGCTGAATTCACTTGCCCTCGCATATATGGGGGATGCTGTATTGGAGCAGGCTGTCCGGCTGAGGCTGATAGCAGGTGGGAAAGTGAAGCCGAACGGCCTGCACCATGCGGCCACCAGCTTTGTTTCCGCAAAAGGACAGGCACGGGTCATTCGCCGGCTGCTTGAAGAGGGGCGCCTGACGGAGGAAGAGGAAGGGGTCGTCCGCCGGGGCCGCAATGCCAAGTCCGGTTCGACACCGAAAAACACGGATGTGGCTACGTACCGCTACAGTACCGCCTTTGAGGCCCTGTTAGGCTATCACTATCTATCTGGAAATGAAGAGCGGATAGAAGAAATCATCGCGTGGTTTTTTGACATTCTAGAGAGCGGATCCGAAAGAGGTGAATAATATGGAATCTGAATGGATTATTGGCCGGAATCCCGTTCTGGAGGCGCTTCGCTCCGGAAGGGACATGAACAAGGTGCTTGTCGCTGAAGGGGCGCAAAAAGGGCAAATCCAGCAAGTGATCCAACTTGCGAAAAAGAATGGGGTCATCGTGCAGCAGGTGCCGAAGAAAAAGCTTGACCAGTTGGTGGAAGGCAATCACCAGGGTGTGGCAGCCGCCGTTGCCGCATACCAATATGCGGAAATCGATGACTTGTTTGCCGGGGCGGAAGAAAAAGGGGAAGCCCCCTTTTTCCTGATCCTCGATGAAATTGAAGATCCCCATAACCTCGGTTCAATCCTCCGGACGGCGGATGCGGCCGGGGTGCACGGCATCATCATTCCGAAACGGCGTGCTGTCGGCCTTACAGCTGCGGTTGCCAAGTCCTCGACAGGTGCGGTTGAATATGTGCCGGTTGCGCGGGTCACAAATCTCTCGCGGGCGATCGAGGAACTGAAAGAGCGGGGCGTGTGGATTGCAGGCACAGATGCTTCAGCGGACGAAGATTACCGGCAGCTTGACGGGACGATGCCGCTTGGGCTGGTCATCGGCAGTGAAGGCAAAGGAATGGGCAGAATTATTAAGGAAAAATGCGATTTCCTTATCCGCCTCCCGATGGAAGGCAAAGTGACTTCTTTGAATGCATCGGTTGCCGCAGCGCTGCTGATGTATGAAGTCCACCGCAAACGCCATCCGCTCGGGACTTAGAGACCGATGGATGTACTGCTTGTCGACGGTTACAACATTATCGGCGCTTGGGATGAGCTGAAACGGATGAAGGAAAATGATTTTGCCGGAGCACGGGACAAGCTTGTTGAAAAAATGGCGGAGTACCAGGCTTACAAAGGAATGCGCGTCATGATCATCTTTGATGCCCACCTCGTGCCGGGGATTGAAAAAAAGCATCTCCGGCATAAGGTCGAGATCGTGTATACAAGGGAAAATGAAACGGCGGATGAACGCATTGAAAAATTGGCGAAAGAGTTGAACGATGTCCGCACCCAGGTCCATGTCGCCACTTCCGATTATACGGAACAATGGGTGATATTCGCCCAGGGGGCACTCAGGATATCAGCGAGGGAATTGATTTCCGACATAAAAGAAATGGAAAATAAGATTTCGAAAGATGTAGAAACGAAACACCGGGTAAAAGCGAAATCAAAAATCCAGCTTTCTGATGAAGTGGCAGAATTTTTTGAAAAATGGCGCCGCGGCGAGCGGTGAACGGTTGACGGTGCTGAAGCGCTTACTGTATAATATTTCTATATATGATTGCTTGCGTGGTCGGGGGGATACGAGTGAGCATACATCTCAAAGAAAAAACCAACGGCATAAAATTTGACCAGTTTGAAGATGATGAGATTGTCAGGCTTGTGCACGCCGGCAACAGCGACGCGCTAGATTACTTGATTCATAAGTACAAAAACTTCGTCCGTGCAAAAGCCAGATCGTATTTTTTGATTGGGGCGGACCGGGAGGATATTGTCCAGGAAGGTATGATTGGCCTTTATAAAGCAATTCGCGACTATAAAGGGGACAAGCTTTCTTCTTTCAAGGCATTTGCCGAACTATGCATCACTCGTCAAATTATCACCGCAATCAAAACGGCGACACGCCAGAAACATATCCCGCTCAATTCTTATGTTTCATTGGACAAGCCCATTTACGATGAGGAATCGGACAGGACGCTCCTGGATGTCATTTCCGGAACCAAAGTTCTTGATCCGGAAGAACTGTTCATCAACCAGGAAGAGTTCGATGATATCGAAGACAAGATGACAGAGCTCTTGAGCGATCTTGAGCGCAAAGTCCTTATGCTCTATCTTGACGGCCGTTCCTACCAGGAAATTTCGGTAGATTTGAACCGCCATGTCAAATCGATCGATAACGCCCTCCAGAGGGTCAAACGAAAACTGGAACGGTATCTTGAATTACGGGAAATAAGCCTTTAAACAAGGCTTATTTTCCTTTTTGCAGGATTGGGGCACAGTCCGGGCCTATGCCGGAATGCGGACGGGACAGCGCCCCGCAAAACGGGCGGGGAGTTTGGCCGGCAGTCCGTGGAAAGCGAGTTGATTCTCCTGCCAATGGAAGAAAAGTCTGATTAAAATCTGGAAGCGAGGTTTAGTTCAGGCTTTTATGCTATAGTAGTGAGAGGAATCACCCCGCCTTTTATTGACAGTCAATAGGCTCTATGATATCTTTTTAAAAGTGGAAAAGCATGCTTTTGTATTTGGGTAGGTGCTCAAGATGAGAAAAAAAGTGATATTGGCCTGTACAGAGTGCCATAATCGCAATTATACGACAATGAAAAACACACAGCAGAATTCAGATAGACTTGAAGTTAAAAAGTTTTGCAAGCATTGTAATGCTCACACCATCCATCGAGAAACCAAATAACAAACAGCGGTACGGTTTTCCGATTAAAGTTGGAGGTTTAACCGGTATGATTAAGTTTCTTCGTAACGTAGGTAAAGAAATGAAAAGAGTCAGCTGGCCGAAGCGCAAGGAGTTGACGCGCTACACCATCACAGTAGTGACAACCGTAGCGTTTGTAGCGGTGTTTTTTGCGGTCATTGACATGGGCATTTCTTCTTTGATCCGTCTGATTCTTGAATAACCACGGCGGTTTTTTGGCTATAATGGTGAATGCATATACAGAAACGACAGAAAAAGCCCGGTCAACGGGTTTTTTGCACTTATGCAGAAAAGCAGAAGGCGGCCGCTAAGCGGCGATAGAAAAGCTGCTGTCCATATAGTATTATAGATAAAGGCGAGAATACATCCATTGAGGAGGGACGGACGAACTTGTCCGATGATATGGAAAAAAATTGGTATGTTGTTCACACGTACTCCGGTTATGAGAACAAAGTAAAAGCGAATTTGGAAAAACGCGTAGAATCCATGGGAATGCAAGATAAGATTTTCCGGGTCATCGTTCCTGAAGAGGAAGAGACGGAAATCAAGAACGGAAAGAAGAAAACGACGAAAAAGAAAGTGTTCCCGGGATATGTACTGGCTGAATTGGTGATGACTGACGACTCATGGTATGTCGTCCGCAACACCCCTGGTGTAACAGGATTTGTCGGATCCACAGGTTCCGGCTCAAAACCGATACCGCTTCAGCCTGACGAGGTAGACCGGGTGCTCAAGCGCATGGGAATGGAAAAACCTCAAACGGATGTGGACTTCGAGCTTAAAGAAACCGTCAAAGTGAAAGAGGGCCCGTTTGCCGACTTCACAGGCACAATTGAAGAAATTGATGCCGACAAGCAAAAGGTGAAGGTCCATGTAAACATGTTTGGGCGTGAAACCCCTGTTGAACTGGACTTTGCCCAGATCCAAACCATTTAAATAAATTTAAACTTGAAATGAGTTTGGATTAGTGATAAAATTTTTGTGTTTCACGATGTCTCAAACAGCAAGAGACTGATATAAAGAGTGGGAGGACAAAATTAGATTGTCCATTTACCACATCACGGACTTAAGGAGGTGTGTCTCGTGGCTAAAAAAGTAATCAAGCTTGTAAAACTGCAGATCCCGGCTGGTAAAGCAAACCCAGCGCCGCCGGTAGGTCCAGCACTTGGTCAAGCGGGTGTAAACATCATGGGATTCTGTAAGGAATTCAACGCTCGCACAGCGGATCAAGCTGGCATGATCATTCCAGTTGAAATTACGGTATTCGAGGACCGTTCATTTACATTTATTACGAAAACTCCGCCTGCTGCCGTTCTTTTGAAAAAAGCAGCCGGCATCGAGTCAGGTTCTGGTGAACCGAACCGTAATAAAGTTGCGACAGTGAAGCGCGATAAAGTACGCGAAATCGCTGAAACAAAAATGCCTGACCTGAATGCTGCCGACGTTGATGCGGCCATGCGTATGGTCGAAGGTACAGCGCGCAGCATGGGAATCGTTATCGAAGACTAATCCTGTGAATGGGAATGGAAGGTTGCGAGTGTGGGGTTTCCAATTCGCAACCTTTATTCGTGGGAGGTTCAACCGCTAATACCACATAAGGAGGAAATTTTAAAATGGCTAAAAGAGGTAAAAAGTACGTAGAAGCTGCAAAGCTTGTTGATCGTTCACAAGCTTACGCAATTGACGAAGCTGTAGAACTTGTCAAAAAGACTTCTACAGCGAAATTCGATGAAACTGTTGAAGCTGCTTTCCGCCTGGGTGTTGACCCTAAGAAAGCAGACCAGCAAATCCGCGGAGCAGTCGTTCTTCCGCACGGAACTGGTAAAACCCAGCGTGTTCTTGTTTTCGCAAAAGGCGAAAAGGCGAAAGAAGCAGAAGCTGCGGGTGCTGACTATGTAGGTGAAGCTGAGTACATCGATAAGATCAACCAGGGATGGTTCGATTTTGATGTCATCGTTGCGACTCCTGACATGATGGGCCAGGTCGGTAAGCTTGGACGCGTATTGGGTCCAAAAGGCTTGATGCCAAACCCTAAAACCGGCACAGTCACATTCGAAGTCGAAAAAGCAGTGTCCGAAATCAAAGCTGGTAAAGTCGAGTACCGTGTTGATAAAGCCGGTAACATCGCTGTCCCGATTGGCAAAGTTTCATTCGAGGACGACAAACTTGCTGAAAACTTCGGCACAATCCTGGATACACTTTTCAAAGTGAAGCCTTCCGCTGCGAAAGGCACATATATGAAAAATGCCGCAATCGCATCAACTATGGGCCCTGGAATCAAAGTCGACGTTTCCACTTTTGCAGCTGCAAAAAAATAAGTTGACTTTAAAAACCCGGCGTTATATAATTGGTGTCGGTTGTAAAAACTTAATCACTAATACCGTAGACAGCAGGTGCTGACCAGCTTAATTTCCTGCCGAGGTGTTCGATAAATGATGACGTGTCATCTTTGATGAGATCGAATACTTGCGCCTCTGTGTCTGCACACAGAGGCTTTTTTTATGAAACGCCTCACGGTATAAAAGAATTCATAGGAGGTGTCACGATGAGCAGTATCTTAGAACAGAAGAAACAGATTGTAGACGAAATTGCAGACAAGCTGAAAGCGAGCCAATCTACAGTTATTGTTGACTACCGCGGTCTTGACGTTGCAGAAGTCACTGAACTTCGCAAGCAGCTTCGTGAAGCTGGCGTAGACTTCAAAGTTTACAAAAACACAATGACTCGCCGCGCGGTCGAAAAAGCAGAATTGACTGACCTTAACGACGTTCTTACCGGCCCGAACGCAATCGCATTCGGCGGTGAAGATGTTATCGCTCCTGCTAAAATCATCAACAACTTCGCGAAAGATCACGAAGAACTAGAGATTAAAGCAGGCGTACTTGAAGGCAGGGTCGTGTCAGTTGATAAAGTGAAGGAACTTGCGGAGCTCCCATCCCGCGACGGTTTGCTTTCCATGCTGCTTAGCGTTCTTCAAGCGCCAGTGCGCAACTTTGCTCTTGCGACTAAAGCAGTTGCAGAACAAAAAGAAGAAGAACAGGGTGCTTAATCTGAATTCAACCAGAATTCAATCTTACGTTTTACGATAAATGAAAAAAGACATTTAAGGAGGATTTCAAGATGACTAAAGAACAAATGATCGATGCGATCAAAGAAATGACTGTTTTGGAACTTAACGACCTGGTAAAGGCTATTGAAGAAGAATTTGGTGTAACTGCAGCTGCTCCTATGGCTGTTGCCGGCGGTGCTGCTGGCGGTGCTGAAGCTGCTGAGCAAACTGAATTCGACGTTGTACTTGAAGCCGCTGGAAGCTCCAAAATCAAAGTCATCAAAGTGGTCCGCGAAATCACTGGCCTTGGCTTGAAAGAAGCGAAAGAGCTAGTTGACAACGCGCCGAAGCCGCTTAAAGAAGGCATTGCAAAAGAAGAAGCTGAAGAACTTAAAGCTAAGCTTGAAGAAGTAGGCGCTTCTGTAGAAGTTAAGTAATGACCGCTTGGAATAAAGAAAGAAAGCTCGCTTACACGTAAGCGGGCTTTTTTTAACGTAAATTGCTGCTGTGATTGGAAGCGGCGAGACAGGATTTCAGTTTTGGCAGACCGGGAATGAATAGTTGAAGGGCCTGCTGACGGGAGTGGAAAGGGTGAAGGACAAGAAGTTGTCCGGCTGCGGCGTGAATTTGTTTCCTGGCTGGCAAGCGGAGGGCGAACGGCGTGAAATCGTCTCTTTATGGCGCGAAAGTACAGTTGCCGCGTGAAAAACGTACGATACGGCGTGAAACCATCAGGTTTGGGCATGAAACTTGTGGGATTTGGCGCGAAAGAGTAGAGTTACGGCGTGAATTTGTTCCCTCGTACACGCGCCGGGAATATAAGGGCATGAAATCACACCGTTATGGCGTGAAACCATCCACCTCCCGCGCGAAACGGAGTAGTGGATTGCCACGAATCTGCCTTCACCAGGCGAAATCAGACCTACAATCATAAAAATACAATCAAAAACCCACTTAACACACTCAACCTGCTCAAACTATCCATAATCCGCAGAATTCAGCCAGGCATTAACACGGCAAGCGCATCAGTCGCCTTTTTCGCAGAATAACTCGGGAGCTTCCGCGACAGCACGATCAAGCTGGATCTCAGCCAGATGCGTTTTTCCCTGCAGGAGCCCTGGGCCTGCCGTCCCAACCAGCAATTAAGTTTCCACGCATGCATCCGATTAAAAAAACAGTATCACTCCGGGAATATTGGATGATCTCCTGCATAAACTAATAGGGTGCGGCAAAAAACGCGCCCCTCCCAAACAAATGATAGAGAGGTTGGGTCATTTTCATATGACAGAACATTATTATTCGGATCAGCCTTCAGTCGAAAGCGATCCTGTCACCTGGACATTTACACTCCGGGGTCATTCGTTGACGTTCACCTCAGATCAAGGTGTTTTTTCCAAAAAGGAAGTTGA from Bacillus marinisedimentorum includes:
- the cysE gene encoding serine O-acetyltransferase; the protein is MFKMLKEDVDVVFDQDPAARSYIEVILTYSGLHAIWSHRLAHWFFKHKFFFLARVISQVSRFFTGIEIHPGAKIGRRFFIDHGMGVVIGETCEIGDNVTIFQGVTLGGTGKEKGKRHPTLEDNTLVATGAKVLGSITVGRDSKVGAGSVVLHDVPPNSTVVGIPGRVVIKNGVKVRRDLNHQDLPDPVADHFRQLDKRLQLLEQELASMKGEKQHGNPPV
- the cysS gene encoding cysteine--tRNA ligase, translating into MAIRLYNTLTRKKEEFRPLEPGKVKMYVCGPTVYNYIHIGNARPAIVFDTVRRYLEYRNYDVQFVSNFTDVDDKIIKAANELGEDVGMLADRFIKAYHEDVGSLGVLKAHVHPRVTENMDYIITFISKLIDKGYAYEAEGDVYFKTRAFDGYGKLSHQSIDDLRMGARIEVGDKKKDPLDFVLWKQAKPDEVYWQSPWGNGRPGWHIECSALVKKYLGNTIDIHAGGQDLTFPHHENEIAQSEALTGQTFANYWMHNGYIKINDEKMSKSLGNFVLVHDMIKEIDPQVIRFFMLSVHYRNPVNFSEDLLESAKSGLERIKAAYSNLQHRLDNTANLTEGDDKWHVKLNVLQERFIKEMDDDFNTANAITVLFELAKEANLYLQEKNTSEDVLNAFISKLAEFSGVLGLTLEGEQELLDEDIEALIEKRIQARKDRDFALADRIRDELKEKNIMLEDTPQGTRWKRM
- a CDS encoding Mini-ribonuclease 3, giving the protein MGDAVLEQAVRLRLIAGGKVKPNGLHHAATSFVSAKGQARVIRRLLEEGRLTEEEEGVVRRGRNAKSGSTPKNTDVATYRYSTAFEALLGYHYLSGNEERIEEIIAWFFDILESGSERGE
- the rlmB gene encoding 23S rRNA (guanosine(2251)-2'-O)-methyltransferase RlmB; translated protein: MESEWIIGRNPVLEALRSGRDMNKVLVAEGAQKGQIQQVIQLAKKNGVIVQQVPKKKLDQLVEGNHQGVAAAVAAYQYAEIDDLFAGAEEKGEAPFFLILDEIEDPHNLGSILRTADAAGVHGIIIPKRRAVGLTAAVAKSSTGAVEYVPVARVTNLSRAIEELKERGVWIAGTDASADEDYRQLDGTMPLGLVIGSEGKGMGRIIKEKCDFLIRLPMEGKVTSLNASVAAALLMYEVHRKRHPLGT
- a CDS encoding NYN domain-containing protein, with amino-acid sequence MDVLLVDGYNIIGAWDELKRMKENDFAGARDKLVEKMAEYQAYKGMRVMIIFDAHLVPGIEKKHLRHKVEIVYTRENETADERIEKLAKELNDVRTQVHVATSDYTEQWVIFAQGALRISARELISDIKEMENKISKDVETKHRVKAKSKIQLSDEVAEFFEKWRRGER
- the sigH gene encoding RNA polymerase sporulation sigma factor SigH — translated: MIACVVGGIRVSIHLKEKTNGIKFDQFEDDEIVRLVHAGNSDALDYLIHKYKNFVRAKARSYFLIGADREDIVQEGMIGLYKAIRDYKGDKLSSFKAFAELCITRQIITAIKTATRQKHIPLNSYVSLDKPIYDEESDRTLLDVISGTKVLDPEELFINQEEFDDIEDKMTELLSDLERKVLMLYLDGRSYQEISVDLNRHVKSIDNALQRVKRKLERYLELREISL
- the rpmG gene encoding 50S ribosomal protein L33; translation: MRKKVILACTECHNRNYTTMKNTQQNSDRLEVKKFCKHCNAHTIHRETK
- the secE gene encoding preprotein translocase subunit SecE — encoded protein: MIKFLRNVGKEMKRVSWPKRKELTRYTITVVTTVAFVAVFFAVIDMGISSLIRLILE
- the nusG gene encoding transcription termination/antitermination protein NusG codes for the protein MEKNWYVVHTYSGYENKVKANLEKRVESMGMQDKIFRVIVPEEEETEIKNGKKKTTKKKVFPGYVLAELVMTDDSWYVVRNTPGVTGFVGSTGSGSKPIPLQPDEVDRVLKRMGMEKPQTDVDFELKETVKVKEGPFADFTGTIEEIDADKQKVKVHVNMFGRETPVELDFAQIQTI
- the rplK gene encoding 50S ribosomal protein L11, which gives rise to MAKKVIKLVKLQIPAGKANPAPPVGPALGQAGVNIMGFCKEFNARTADQAGMIIPVEITVFEDRSFTFITKTPPAAVLLKKAAGIESGSGEPNRNKVATVKRDKVREIAETKMPDLNAADVDAAMRMVEGTARSMGIVIED
- the rplA gene encoding 50S ribosomal protein L1 codes for the protein MAKRGKKYVEAAKLVDRSQAYAIDEAVELVKKTSTAKFDETVEAAFRLGVDPKKADQQIRGAVVLPHGTGKTQRVLVFAKGEKAKEAEAAGADYVGEAEYIDKINQGWFDFDVIVATPDMMGQVGKLGRVLGPKGLMPNPKTGTVTFEVEKAVSEIKAGKVEYRVDKAGNIAVPIGKVSFEDDKLAENFGTILDTLFKVKPSAAKGTYMKNAAIASTMGPGIKVDVSTFAAAKK
- the rplJ gene encoding 50S ribosomal protein L10 gives rise to the protein MSSILEQKKQIVDEIADKLKASQSTVIVDYRGLDVAEVTELRKQLREAGVDFKVYKNTMTRRAVEKAELTDLNDVLTGPNAIAFGGEDVIAPAKIINNFAKDHEELEIKAGVLEGRVVSVDKVKELAELPSRDGLLSMLLSVLQAPVRNFALATKAVAEQKEEEQGA
- the rplL gene encoding 50S ribosomal protein L7/L12 — its product is MTKEQMIDAIKEMTVLELNDLVKAIEEEFGVTAAAPMAVAGGAAGGAEAAEQTEFDVVLEAAGSSKIKVIKVVREITGLGLKEAKELVDNAPKPLKEGIAKEEAEELKAKLEEVGASVEVK